TGGGTCGTGGGCTGAAGCGGGGTGGTTTCCGGCATGATACCTAGTCTCGTTGAGGTTCCCTTCGGCTACCAAGTAGACATGGGATACCTACTCGGTGCCAACAGAGGGACCTCCATGACCGTGCAACTGCTGACCCCCGAGGGCATGTTCCAGCCCGTCCCCTACCACCACGTCTCGATCGGTACCGGCAGCCGCCAGGTGCACGTGGCCGGACAGATCGCCCGCGACGGTGACAACGGACCCGTCGCCACCGGCGACCTCACCGGCCAGATCGAACAGGTCCTGCGCAACGCCGCACGCGGCCTGGCCGGAGCCGGGGCGACCTTCGCCGATGTCGTGCGCCTGCGGTTCTTCCTCACCGACTGGGGTCCCGACACCAGCGAGAAGAAGCTGGGCGATTTCATGCGGGGCATCGAGAACGTCGCGGACGAACTCGGCATCCCGCGGCCGCTGCCTCCCGTGTCGGCTATCGGGGTGAGCTACCTCTTCGAGCCCGACGTGCTCGTCGAGGTCGAGGCCTACGCCGTCCTGGACTGATCCCGGAGGCGGCCCCCGGTTCAGGTGAGACCGGGGGCCGCCCCGCCATACTGGCGCCCATGACGACTCCCGCCATGTCTTCCCCTGACGAACCCGCGCCGTTCTCCCGCGTCAAGATCCGGGTCGGGGCTCTGGTGTTCTGCGGAAACGAGGTCGCCCTGATCCGCCGCGACCGGCCCTCCTCGGTCCACTACACGCCGCCCGGCGGCAACGTCGAACCCGGCGAGGACCTGGCGGCCGCTCTCCGCCGCGAACTGGCCGAGGAACTGGATCTGCGCCCGGACCAGGCCAGCGCACCGGAGCTGCTGTGGGTGGTGGACCAGCGGGTCAGCCGACCCGGGGCGACCCCGCCGCCGCGCAAGCTGCACCTGATCTACCGTCTGCACGTGACGCCTGAGGTTCGTCAGGGGCTGGCGGTGGAGGAGTACGACGAGCAGCCCGGCGGCCACGAGGTCGGCATCGTCGAATGGGTGAACCACCGCCGGGCC
This DNA window, taken from Nocardiopsis exhalans, encodes the following:
- a CDS encoding RidA family protein — encoded protein: MTVQLLTPEGMFQPVPYHHVSIGTGSRQVHVAGQIARDGDNGPVATGDLTGQIEQVLRNAARGLAGAGATFADVVRLRFFLTDWGPDTSEKKLGDFMRGIENVADELGIPRPLPPVSAIGVSYLFEPDVLVEVEAYAVLD
- a CDS encoding NUDIX hydrolase, whose protein sequence is MTTPAMSSPDEPAPFSRVKIRVGALVFCGNEVALIRRDRPSSVHYTPPGGNVEPGEDLAAALRRELAEELDLRPDQASAPELLWVVDQRVSRPGATPPPRKLHLIYRLHVTPEVRQGLAVEEYDEQPGGHEVGIVEWVNHRRAADLPLFPLIGPALAALPDPHAVVADAALAAVTDDNYVWV